The window TCAACGTGATGGTGCGCGAACTTTCCCTCGGCGAACGGATGAAGATGGAACTGATCGCCTCGCTGCTTCACCAGCCCAGGGTCCTATTCCTGGACGAGCCGACCATCGGGCTGGACGTCGTCTCGCAAAAGACCGTCCGAGAATTTCTTTGCGAATACAACGCCACGCACAAGACGACCATCCTGCTCACCAGCCATTACATGGCGGACATCCAGGAGCTTTGCAAACGCGTCATCATCATCGACAAAGGCGTCATCTCCTTCGATGGGCTCCTCAGTGAAGTGGTGGACAAATTCGCCGACTTCAAACTCATCACGATCCAGTGTGGCGGAGCCAATCAATGTCCGCGGGAAGACTTGAAACGGTTTGGTGAAGTCGTCGAGCACAGCGAAGCAGCGATCAAACTGAAGGTGAAGCGCGACCGCGTGATTTCCGTTTGCAAAGCGCTCCTGGACGGGCTGCCCGTCACCGACATTGACATTCAAGAAGTGCCGATCGAAGACATCATCCGACAAATCTTTGCAC of the Candidatus Angelobacter sp. genome contains:
- a CDS encoding ABC transporter, giving the protein NVMVRELSLGERMKMELIASLLHQPRVLFLDEPTIGLDVVSQKTVREFLCEYNATHKTTILLTSHYMADIQELCKRVIIIDKGVISFDGLLSEVVDKFADFKLITIQCGGANQCPREDLKRFGEVVEHSEAAIKLKVKRDRVISVCKALLDGLPVTDIDIQEVPIEDIIRQIFAR